GAATCAGTGATGGCAGATCATCCAGTCTCTCCAAGAGGGTCGGCATGATGATGGTATTCAGTTTAAGATGTGGAGGCCAATGCTCGTTCAGTGCCTGTTCACTGATAATGAATATTCCAACCTGCTGATTCAGGCAGGACTCAATAAATGCGATCCATTCTGGATCCTCAATGCGGTGCTCCACATGATTCAATTCTACATTTCTTACTTTGGCCAGTGGAATGTCGCTTAATACACCTGGAGGAACTTGCTTCAGATCGATCTGGAGCAGCAGCCCTCCATTGGCATACGTTTGATGAATATACTTCACCAAGTAGGACTTTCCTGTATCCTCCTCACCCAGCAAATGAATGGGCTCATGATACTTATAGAGCATGTTAATATGGCTTAACGTTGTGCGCATAGCAGTGGATTCAGCTACAATGGGCTCTACGGATGTCTCATAATAGGCTTTGATGCCAAGATGAGCAAAGGCATAGGGCTGTCCCTTTTCCAAGGAGTAAACCTTGTAGCTGATACGGTTTATCGTCGTTTCATAGGCGTTAACGGTGAGCTGATAGTCATCAACTATAAAAACATTTTGAACCTTCGATTGATGAAAATCGATATTCGTGTTGGTCACATAGATATGGTTCTCTGTCAAAGGGTTATGGTCAAAATCGTTCAACTGTTCGTATACGACTTCATTATGCTCATTCAATATGATGAGGTTGGGATGCTCATTCATCACGAGCTCATTCAAAATTAACGATATGGTGTTGTTCTTGCTCAAATAGCGATAAATAAGCTGGGCATCATCCAGCGCTCTCAATATCGATTCTTTACCGGATTGAATCAGCAGCCCCTTCATGCCATAAGCATTAGCTGTATTCACGGTAATAACATCCCCCACAATTTGGCGGTAACCTGCCGCCTTTAACTCAAGCAGCAGTCTTGCCACATCCTCGGAGCTGTGTATGGTATACACCTTTAGAGGCAAATCCATCAGATCAATAATCGATTGTGCGCCTGATGTAATATTGGAG
This sequence is a window from Paenibacillus urinalis. Protein-coding genes within it:
- a CDS encoding PrpR N-terminal domain-containing protein encodes the protein MRTHVHIIAPYEAMIPIIEECIPLFPHLDIQYAIGDLGRGAELAARAEKNGAEVIISRGGTAQFIKEAVTIPVIDVHLSGYDMIRSLTLASQFNGQTAIVGFSNITSGAQSIIDLMDLPLKVYTIHSSEDVARLLLELKAAGYRQIVGDVITVNTANAYGMKGLLIQSGKESILRALDDAQLIYRYLSKNNTISLILNELVMNEHPNLIILNEHNEVVYEQLNDFDHNPLTENHIYVTNTNIDFHQSKVQNVFIVDDYQLTVNAYETTINRISYKVYSLEKGQPYAFAHLGIKAYYETSVEPIVAESTAMRTTLSHINMLYKYHEPIHLLGEEDTGKSYLVKYIHQTYANGGLLLQIDLKQVPPGVLSDIPLAKVRNVELNHVEHRIEDPEWIAFIESCLNQQVGIFIISEQALNEHWPPHLKLNTIIMPTLLERLDDLPSLIQHFLSDYYQKYGTTAIKIKEDALQLIQQKASHMSISQLKQLIKQAAMNETEYVLSANTVSRLLDGYSTSKASNSIELTGTLKEIEKEIISYVLQEENNNQSKAAERLGINRATLWRKLKNE